The Sorangiineae bacterium MSr11954 DNA segment CCAGGCGCTCGATGGTGCTGGCGTCGACCATGGTGTTCGCCTCGTCCGAAGGCGAGGCCGTGGGGAGATCGTATTCGATGGGGTAGTCACCGTGCTCGGGCACATCGGCGACGACGAAGCCGTCATCGCCGGTGACGCCCTCCGCGATGATGGCGCCATCGATTCGTGACCGAATTCGCCACCGCACATCGGCGATGGGACGCTCGGTGACGGAGCACACGAACTGATGCGCGATAGCGTATCCGCGGGGCAATCGAATCCATGGCGGCAGGGATACCCGGCGTGCGGTCGGAATGGCCGACGCCCCTGCGCTTTCGCCGACCTCGACGCCCTCGAACGGCCCCTCCCCCGCGGCCCCTTGCTCGAGGCTAGCGAAGAATT contains these protein-coding regions:
- a CDS encoding DUF4280 domain-containing protein gives rise to the protein MKLVVDRAWLRCNRGSSPSRLTVLSANHGFADDAPIATIQDCAPMTNIAPFGMCLSIANPDVARATSAALGVLTPQPCVPKTSAPWTPGSSFAELNGLPLLTDTSKCTCQWAGTIEVADSGQFFASLEQGAAGEGPFEGVEVGESAGASAIPTARRVSLPPWIRLPRGYAIAHQFVCSVTERPIADVRWRIRSRIDGAIIAEGVTGDDGFVVADVPEHGDYPIEYDLPTASPSDEANTMVDASTIERLVD